A region from the Henckelia pumila isolate YLH828 unplaced genomic scaffold, ASM3356847v2 CTG_517:::fragment_1, whole genome shotgun sequence genome encodes:
- the LOC140872952 gene encoding uncharacterized protein isoform X2 has product MDLLLSSYAGEEDPNHDNSDPDSSPTRIPLPSKSAAPKVDDTMLSLTVSGQAHSQAHKPLDPTQHVVSFNPTYDQLWTPIIGPAHPYAKDGLAQGLRNHKLGFVENASIEPFVFDEQYNTYYKFGYAADPSENRYVGDVVGFEKNDGITVYNIPQHEQKRRKLEKKKEMMEENEGNDEVVDAVEVENPSSETWLMNNRKSPWAGKKDWVQGELTEEQKKYAEEHAKKKAEKEGVEKEKGESHLDKSTFHGKEEKDYQGRSWIAPPKDAKASNDHCYIPKKLVHTWSGHTKGVSAIRFFPRHGHLILSAGMDTKVKIWDVFNSGKCMRTYMGHNKAVRDIYFTNDGTKFLSAGYDKNIKYWDTETGQAISTFSTGKIPYVVRLNPDDDKQNILLAGMSDKKIVQWDMNSGQITQEYDQHLGAVNTITFVDDNRRFVTSSDDKSLRVWEFGIPVVIKYISEPHMHSMPSISLHPNKNWLACQSLDNQILIYSTRERFQLNKKKRFAGHIVAGYACQVNFSPDGRFVMSGDGEGRCWFWDWKSCKVFRTLKCHDGVCIGAAWHPLEQSKVATCGWDGLIKYW; this is encoded by the coding sequence ATGGATCTCCTGCTATCCTCGTACGCCGGGGAAGAGGATCCGAACCACGACAACTCCGACCCGGATTCATCCCCGACCCGGATCCCCCTTCCCTCGAAATCGGCCGCCCCAAAAGTCGACGACACCATGCTGTCCCTCACCGTCTCCGGCCAAGCCCACTCGCAGGCGCATAAGCCCCTCGACCCGACGCAGCACGTTGTCTCCTTCAACCCCACCTACGACCAGCTCTGGACCCCCATTATCGGCCCCGCGCACCCCTATGCCAAGGACGGGCTGGCTCAGGGCCTGCGCAACCACAAGCTGGGATTTGTGGAAAACGCGTCTATTGAGCCGTTTGTGTTCGATGAGCAGTACAACACTTACTACAAATTCGGGTACGCTGCTGATCCCTCTGAGAATAGATATGTCGGTGATGTTGTGGGTTTTGAGAAGAATGATGGGATTACGGTTTATAATATCCCGCAACATGAGCAGAAGAGGCGGAAGCTTGAGAAGAAGAAGGAGATGATGGAGGAGAATGAAGGGAATGACGAAGTGGTTGatgcggtggaggtggagaatCCTTCGAGTGAGACTTGGTTGATGAATAATAGGAAGAGTCCCTGGGCGGGGAAGAAGGACTGGGTGCAAGGGGAGTTGACGGAGGAGCAGAAGAAATACGCTGAGGAGCACGCGAAGAAGAAAGCCGAGAAGGAAGGGGTTGAGAAGGAGAAAGGGGAGTCTCACCTTGATAAGAGTACATTTCATGGGAAAGAGGAGAAAGATTATCAGGGTAGGTCTTGGATTGCGCCGCCTAAGGACGCCAAGGCTAGTAATGATCATTGTTATATACCCAAGAAATTGGTTCACACTTGGAGCGGCCATACTAAGGGGGTTTCGGCTATCAGATTTTTCCCCCGGCATGGTCATTTGATATTGTCTGCTGGTATGGATACGAAGGTGAAGATATGGGATGTGTTTAATTCGGGGAAATGCATGAGAACCTACATGGGGCACAACAAGGCTGTGAGGGATATTTACTTTACTAATGATGGGACAAAGTTTCTGTCTGCTGGTTATGATAAGAATATTAAGTATTGGGATACAGAGACTGGACAAGCGATATCGACTTTTTCGACTGGGAAGATTCCCTATGTTGTGAGGCTTAACCCGGATGATGATAAGCAGAACATACTACTGGCAGGGATGAGTGATAAGAAGATTGTACAGTGGGATATGAATTCTGGGCAGATTACACAGGAGTATGATCAACATTTAGGGGCGGTGAATACGATAACTTTCGTAGATGATAATAGAAGGTTTGTGACCTCAAGTGATGATAAATCACTGCGGGTATGGGAGTTTGGGATTCCGGTGGTTATCAAGTATATTAGTGAGCCACACATGCACTCAATGCCTTCTATTTCTCTGCATCCAAATAAAAACTGGCTTGCCTGTCAGAGTTTGGATAATCAGATACTTATATACAGTACCAGGGAGAGGTTCCAACTGAATAAAAAGAAGAGGTTTGCGGGGCACATAGTTGCTGGCTATGCTTGTCAGGTCAACTTTTCGCCGGATGGGCGGTTTGTAATGTCAGGAGATGGTGAAGGGCGGTGCTGGTTTTGGGATTGGAAGAGTTGTAAAGTTTTTAGAACTCTCAAGTGCCATGATGGAGTTTGTATTGGTGCTGCGTGGCATCCCCTGGAACAAAGTAAAGTGGCAACCTGTGGCTGGGATGGTTTGATCAAATACTGGTAA
- the LOC140872957 gene encoding polygalacturonase-1 non-catalytic subunit beta-like, which yields MHSRFFPILLLLFSAAIFDVGFAGAGDVSGENPFTPRGYLTRYWKKEISTDVPMPGFLLEKASPLTAVEFAGFSKLADQRKLSSQLPDFCGKANLLCFSDLSPSLEKHDTNANFAVYLNKNFTNYGDNRLGGLDSFKNYSDGDNLPVDSFRRYSRGSTGHGDKFASYATEANVVDQSFNTYGTSATGGTGDFSNYNKQVNVPNLRFTSYSDDSNGRKQSFTAYTDEANSGDQKFTSYGKNGNGAANEFASYGKDSNVLGSAFTNYGETANAANDTFTSYGTNTNVPENTFKNYGTQGNAATESFKSYRDQSNVGDDNFQSYSKNSNAAKVDFENYGKSFNEGTDKFSGYGNGAVGQEIDFKIYGVNNTFKDYAKKGVTFTGLPNGSSAMGASLVATGKRVISKWVVEPGKFFREKMLESGNIMPMPDIRDKMPKRSFLPRVIVSKLPFSTSKVGELRRIFHADDENSTMSKMLTDSLSECERAPSPGETKRCVTSIEDMIDFATSMLGRNVVVRTTENTEGSNRDIMIGKVKGINSGKVTKSVSCHQSLFPYSLYYCHSVPKVRVYEADILDPKSKATINHGVAICHIDTSSWSPGHGAFISLGSGPGKIEVCHWIFENDMTWAVAD from the exons ATGCACTCCAGATTCTTCCCAATCCTCCTCCTCCTCTTCTCCGCCGCCATTTTCGAC GTGGGATTCGCCGGCGCCGGAGATGTTTCCGGCGAGAACCCTTTTACGCCGAGGGGGTATTTGACTCGTTACTGGAAGAAAGAGATATCCACCGATGTGCCGATGCCGGGTTTCTTGCTGGAGAAAGCTTCGCCTTTGACGGCGGTTGAGTTCGCCGGCTTCTCGAAACTCGCCGATCAGCGGAAGTTGTCTTCTCAACTTCCCGATTTCTGCGGCAAGGCGAATCTCCTCTGCTTCTCCGATTTGTCGCCGAGTCTCGAAAAGCACGACACCAATGCGAATTTCGCGGTGTACTTGAACAAGAACTTCACCAACTATGGAGATAACCGTCTTGGGGGGCTGGATTCTTTCAAGAACTACTCCGACGGGGACAATCTCCCGGTGGATTCGTTCCGCCGCTACAGCCGCGGCTCCACCGGCCACGGAGACAAATTCGCCAGCTACGCCACGGAGGCCAATGTGGTCGACCAGAGCTTCAACACCTACGGCACCTCCGCCACCGGCGGAACAGGGGATTTCAGCAACTACAACAAGCAAGTGAACGTGCCGAATCTCCGCTTCACTTCGTACTCCGACGACAGCAATGGCCGGAAACAATCCTTCACCGCTTACACCGACGAAGCCAATTCCGGCGACCAGAAGTTTACCAGCTACGGCAAAAACGGCAACGGCGCCGCCAATGAGTTCGCCAGCTACGGCAAGGACTCGAATGTATTGGGCTCCGCTTTCACCAATTACGGCGAGACTGCCAATGCTGCAAATGACACATTCACTTCATATGGGACAAACACCAATGTTCCCGAAAACACCTTCAAGAATTACGGCACTCAAGGGAATGCAGCCACTGAAAGTTTCAAAAGTTACAGAGACCAATCCAATGTAGGAGACGACAATTTCCAATCCTACAGCAAGAATTCCAATGCCGCGAAGGTGGATTTCGAGAACTACGGGAAATCTTTCAACGAGGGGACAGATAAATTCAGTGGCTACGGCAACGGTGCCGTAGGCCAAGAAATTGATTTCAAGATTTATGGAGTGAACAATACTTTCAAGGATTACGCCAAAAAGGGTGTCACATTTACAGGTTTGCCCAATGGAAGCTCGGCTATGGGGGCCTCTTTGGTAGCCACAGGCAAAAGGGTCATCAGCAAATGGGTGGTGGAGCCAGGCAAATTCTTCCGGGAGAAGATGTTGGAAAGTGGCAACATCATGCCTATGCCTGATATCCGTGACAAAATGCCTAAAAGGTCGTTTTTACCGCGCGTCATCGTGTCGAAACTGCCGTTTTCAACGTCCAAAGTCGGCGAATTGAGAAGGATTTTCCACGCAGACGACGAGAACTCCACCATGTCGAAAATGCTGACGGATTCGCTGAGCGAGTGCGAGAGAGCGCCTAGCCCAGGCGAGACCAAGCGATGCGTGACCTCGATCGAAGATATGATCGACTTCGCGACGTCCATGCTGGGGCGTAACGTGGTTGTTCGCACCACGGAGAACACGGAAGGGTCGAACCGCGACATCATGATCGGGAAAGTCAAGGGAATCAACTCTGGGAAAGTCACTAAATCGGTGTCTTGTCACCAGAGCTTGTTCCCCTACTCGCTCTACTATTGTCACTCGGTTCCCAAAGTTCGAGTCTACGAAGCCGATATCCTCGACCCCAAGTCGAAGGCCACGATAAACCACGGCGTCGCCATATGCCATATCGACACGTCTTCTTGGAGCCCTGGCCATGGAGCCTTCATTTCTTTAGGTTCGGGTCCGGGAAAGATCGAGGTTTGCCACTGGATCTTCGAGAATGACATGACTTGGGCAGTTGCAGATtga
- the LOC140872952 gene encoding uncharacterized protein isoform X1, with protein MDLLLSSYAGEEDPNHDNSDPDSSPTRIPLPSKSAAPKVDDTMLSLTVSGQAHSQAHKPLDPTQHVVSFNPTYDQLWTPIIGPAHPYAKDGLAQGLRNHKLGFVENASIEPFVFDEQYNTYYKFGYAADPSENRYVGDVVGFEKNDGITVYNIPQHEQKRRKLEKKKEMMEENEGNDEVVDAVEVENPSSETWLMNNRKSPWAGKKDWVQGELTEEQKKYAEEHAKKKAEKEGVEKEKGESHLDKSTFHGKEEKDYQGRSWIAPPKDAKASNDHCYIPKKLVHTWSGHTKGVSAIRFFPRHGHLILSAGMDTKVKIWDVFNSGKCMRTYMGHNKAVRDIYFTNDGTKFLSAGYDKNIKYWDTETGQAISTFSTGKIPYVVRLNPDDDKQNILLAGMSDKKIVQWDMNSGQITQEYDQHLGAVNTITFVDDNRRFVTSSDDKSLRVWEFGIPVVIKYISEPHMHSMPSISLHPNKNWLACQSLDNQILIYSTRERFQLNKKKRFAGHIVAGYACQVNFSPDGRFVMSGDGEGRCWFWDWKSCKVFRTLKCHDGVCIGAAWHPLEQSKVATCGWDGLIKYWD; from the coding sequence ATGGATCTCCTGCTATCCTCGTACGCCGGGGAAGAGGATCCGAACCACGACAACTCCGACCCGGATTCATCCCCGACCCGGATCCCCCTTCCCTCGAAATCGGCCGCCCCAAAAGTCGACGACACCATGCTGTCCCTCACCGTCTCCGGCCAAGCCCACTCGCAGGCGCATAAGCCCCTCGACCCGACGCAGCACGTTGTCTCCTTCAACCCCACCTACGACCAGCTCTGGACCCCCATTATCGGCCCCGCGCACCCCTATGCCAAGGACGGGCTGGCTCAGGGCCTGCGCAACCACAAGCTGGGATTTGTGGAAAACGCGTCTATTGAGCCGTTTGTGTTCGATGAGCAGTACAACACTTACTACAAATTCGGGTACGCTGCTGATCCCTCTGAGAATAGATATGTCGGTGATGTTGTGGGTTTTGAGAAGAATGATGGGATTACGGTTTATAATATCCCGCAACATGAGCAGAAGAGGCGGAAGCTTGAGAAGAAGAAGGAGATGATGGAGGAGAATGAAGGGAATGACGAAGTGGTTGatgcggtggaggtggagaatCCTTCGAGTGAGACTTGGTTGATGAATAATAGGAAGAGTCCCTGGGCGGGGAAGAAGGACTGGGTGCAAGGGGAGTTGACGGAGGAGCAGAAGAAATACGCTGAGGAGCACGCGAAGAAGAAAGCCGAGAAGGAAGGGGTTGAGAAGGAGAAAGGGGAGTCTCACCTTGATAAGAGTACATTTCATGGGAAAGAGGAGAAAGATTATCAGGGTAGGTCTTGGATTGCGCCGCCTAAGGACGCCAAGGCTAGTAATGATCATTGTTATATACCCAAGAAATTGGTTCACACTTGGAGCGGCCATACTAAGGGGGTTTCGGCTATCAGATTTTTCCCCCGGCATGGTCATTTGATATTGTCTGCTGGTATGGATACGAAGGTGAAGATATGGGATGTGTTTAATTCGGGGAAATGCATGAGAACCTACATGGGGCACAACAAGGCTGTGAGGGATATTTACTTTACTAATGATGGGACAAAGTTTCTGTCTGCTGGTTATGATAAGAATATTAAGTATTGGGATACAGAGACTGGACAAGCGATATCGACTTTTTCGACTGGGAAGATTCCCTATGTTGTGAGGCTTAACCCGGATGATGATAAGCAGAACATACTACTGGCAGGGATGAGTGATAAGAAGATTGTACAGTGGGATATGAATTCTGGGCAGATTACACAGGAGTATGATCAACATTTAGGGGCGGTGAATACGATAACTTTCGTAGATGATAATAGAAGGTTTGTGACCTCAAGTGATGATAAATCACTGCGGGTATGGGAGTTTGGGATTCCGGTGGTTATCAAGTATATTAGTGAGCCACACATGCACTCAATGCCTTCTATTTCTCTGCATCCAAATAAAAACTGGCTTGCCTGTCAGAGTTTGGATAATCAGATACTTATATACAGTACCAGGGAGAGGTTCCAACTGAATAAAAAGAAGAGGTTTGCGGGGCACATAGTTGCTGGCTATGCTTGTCAGGTCAACTTTTCGCCGGATGGGCGGTTTGTAATGTCAGGAGATGGTGAAGGGCGGTGCTGGTTTTGGGATTGGAAGAGTTGTAAAGTTTTTAGAACTCTCAAGTGCCATGATGGAGTTTGTATTGGTGCTGCGTGGCATCCCCTGGAACAAAGTAAAGTGGCAACCTGTGGCTGGGATGGTTTGATCAAATACTG